One Elusimicrobiota bacterium genomic region harbors:
- a CDS encoding ATPase, T2SS/T4P/T4SS family, with amino-acid sequence MGTKHIFKDEWLLEVVLKLPNITADVIEDLRNKRCAFLSESLVDSQKITIEMLERELFETHQIPYFNPDKIVVEKLALSFVPEKICRRHGLIPFRLRDEIIDVLMINPLDFIARNDVQVVTGRNPKPYYCIPSKIEALIAEQFNPEIMVYDLLGKMDEKNEVEVLQDFQVDKDYTSPEKIMPPVIKLVNSLIAKAVKMRASDIHIEHEDYGSIVRFRIDGFLKNIMTIPRKLATGPLVSRIKIMADLNLAEHFKPQDGRAKLLVNNIEIGLRVSTLPTSYGETVVLRLLNPKSARVPFEELGFKQDIANRLRDILNAEQGIILITGPTGSGKTTSLYSMLNMIKKENTNIITIEDPIEYRMEGVNQVQVNEKQGLTFATILRSVLRQDPDTILVGEIRDRETADITFQTAMTGHLVFSTLHTNDTVSSITRLIDMGVERFKISPAMLAITAQRLVRRLCPDCKEPATLTKTDSVFIEGMLKKNNLSTKCFKPVGCVKCDFSGYKGRLAILELLEVTREIKNLISAGEKEYNIHETAMKKGFLWPMNYDALWHLSQGDTSLDEIFPYLNIMTDIKPSKKEYSVSKIHEPAPVPSNKNKRVLIADDDTDVRNIIKIYLNKNGYDVDEASDGREVIDMIAQKIPDLLLLDLMMPRLDGFGVIQRIRSGLGLIKLPIIVLTALSDEESQENVINLGADDYIIKPFNPDLFIAKVNAAFRRVD; translated from the coding sequence ATGGGGACCAAGCATATTTTTAAAGATGAATGGTTATTGGAAGTAGTTTTAAAACTACCTAACATAACTGCGGATGTGATTGAAGACCTGAGGAATAAACGCTGTGCGTTTTTATCCGAATCCTTGGTTGATTCCCAGAAAATTACCATTGAAATGTTAGAGAGAGAATTATTTGAAACTCATCAAATTCCATATTTCAATCCTGATAAAATAGTTGTTGAAAAATTAGCTCTTTCTTTTGTCCCGGAAAAGATTTGTCGAAGGCACGGTTTGATTCCATTCCGGTTAAGAGATGAAATCATAGACGTGCTTATGATTAACCCTTTAGATTTTATTGCAAGAAATGATGTTCAGGTTGTTACCGGCAGAAACCCAAAACCTTATTATTGTATTCCTTCAAAGATTGAAGCTTTAATAGCAGAACAGTTTAATCCTGAAATAATGGTATATGACCTTCTGGGAAAGATGGATGAAAAAAATGAAGTTGAAGTATTACAGGATTTCCAGGTTGATAAAGACTATACTTCTCCTGAAAAAATTATGCCCCCTGTAATAAAATTGGTTAACTCTCTTATCGCTAAAGCAGTTAAAATGAGGGCATCTGATATCCATATTGAACATGAAGACTACGGCAGCATTGTGCGTTTTCGCATAGATGGTTTTCTTAAAAATATAATGACAATACCCAGAAAATTAGCTACGGGTCCGCTTGTTTCCAGAATAAAGATTATGGCTGATTTAAACTTGGCGGAACATTTTAAACCTCAGGATGGCCGGGCAAAATTATTAGTCAATAATATTGAAATCGGATTGCGGGTTTCCACATTGCCTACTTCGTATGGAGAAACAGTAGTGCTTCGTTTGCTTAATCCAAAATCAGCAAGAGTACCTTTTGAAGAATTAGGTTTTAAACAAGACATAGCAAATAGATTGAGAGATATACTTAATGCAGAACAAGGCATAATACTTATAACGGGACCTACCGGTTCAGGTAAGACGACATCTTTGTATTCAATGTTAAATATGATTAAGAAGGAAAATACTAATATTATTACCATAGAAGATCCTATTGAATATCGTATGGAAGGGGTCAATCAAGTCCAGGTAAATGAAAAACAGGGATTAACTTTTGCTACTATTTTAAGGTCTGTTCTGCGTCAGGATCCGGATACGATTTTAGTAGGAGAAATTCGTGACAGGGAAACCGCGGATATTACCTTCCAGACAGCAATGACCGGGCATCTGGTATTTTCAACCTTGCACACTAATGATACTGTATCAAGTATTACAAGGTTAATAGATATGGGCGTGGAAAGATTTAAGATTTCGCCTGCAATGCTTGCTATTACAGCCCAGCGGTTAGTGCGCAGACTTTGCCCTGATTGTAAGGAACCGGCTACATTAACAAAAACCGATTCTGTTTTTATTGAAGGGATGCTAAAAAAAAATAATTTATCAACAAAATGTTTTAAGCCTGTAGGTTGTGTAAAATGTGATTTTAGCGGCTATAAAGGTCGTCTGGCTATTTTAGAGCTCCTTGAAGTTACCCGGGAAATAAAGAATCTTATAAGTGCAGGAGAAAAAGAATATAACATCCATGAAACTGCTATGAAAAAGGGTTTTCTATGGCCGATGAATTATGATGCTTTATGGCATTTATCACAGGGCGATACTTCTTTGGATGAAATTTTTCCTTATCTAAACATAATGACCGATATAAAACCAAGTAAAAAAGAATACTCAGTATCTAAAATTCACGAACCTGCGCCGGTCCCTTCTAATAAAAACAAGAGAGTGTTGATTGCTGATGATGATACTGATGTTAGAAATATTATTAAAATATATCTTAATAAAAATGGTTACGATGTAGATGAAGCCAGCGATGGAAGGGAAGTAATAGATATGATTGCCCAGAAAATACCTGATTTGTTGCTTTTGGATTTAATGATGCCGCGCTTGGACGGTTTTGGAGTTATTCAGAGAATTCGTTCGGGTTTAGGTTTGATTAAACTTCCGATAATTGTGCTTACTGCTTTATCCGATGAAGAAAGCCAGGAAAATGTGATAAATCTGGGTGCGGATGATTATATTATTAAACCGTTTAACCCGGATTTGTTTATAGCCAAGGTTAATGCTGCTTTTCGCAGGGTTGATTGA
- a CDS encoding DEAD/DEAH box helicase, with amino-acid sequence MHDNHESFYGLGIAPGLLEVITKLGFKVPTPIQYKAIPIVIEGKDIIGIAQTGTGKTLAFGIPMIQRLAQKKGRGLILVPTRELAIQVNDALKKLTQAFSIETVVIIGGESIGKQISSLRRNPRIIIATPGRLNDLLGQRQVRLDDVNILVLDEADRMLDMGFAPQIERIIRLIPKDRQTMLFSATIPSKIVSIASHHMKLPVQTEIAPTGTAAEGISQEIFVVNRDLKGKLLGQLLIQYTGSVLLFTRTKRGASKIARLLRGMGHNAAEIHADRSLSQRKESLSGFKSGKYRVLVATDIASRGIDVVGIELVINYDLPDDPENYVHRIGRTGRAGQVGHAISLATPDQGSDVINIEKIIRTTIPISTHPAIPTETFYRSTVAPKVNHNIQYHGRSSFHSRRRRR; translated from the coding sequence ATGCATGATAATCATGAAAGTTTTTACGGGCTCGGCATTGCGCCGGGTTTACTGGAAGTAATAACCAAATTGGGTTTCAAGGTACCAACCCCGATACAATATAAAGCAATACCTATTGTAATTGAAGGCAAGGATATTATCGGTATTGCCCAGACAGGCACCGGTAAAACTCTCGCATTCGGAATACCGATGATTCAGCGACTCGCCCAAAAGAAAGGCCGGGGACTGATACTTGTCCCTACACGCGAACTTGCTATCCAGGTAAATGATGCTCTCAAAAAACTTACGCAAGCATTCTCTATAGAAACGGTTGTAATTATAGGCGGCGAATCTATAGGAAAACAAATATCCTCGCTAAGAAGAAATCCGCGCATTATTATTGCAACACCGGGTCGCTTAAATGATCTTCTGGGTCAGAGACAGGTACGGCTCGATGATGTCAACATTCTTGTACTTGACGAAGCCGACCGTATGCTGGATATGGGTTTTGCACCGCAAATAGAGCGAATCATCAGACTTATACCTAAAGACCGGCAGACAATGCTTTTTTCTGCAACCATACCGTCAAAGATAGTCAGTATCGCATCACATCATATGAAACTTCCGGTTCAAACTGAGATAGCTCCTACAGGTACAGCAGCCGAAGGAATTTCCCAGGAAATATTCGTAGTTAACAGAGATTTAAAAGGCAAATTATTAGGACAGCTTCTTATACAATACACCGGTTCAGTTCTTTTATTCACAAGAACAAAACGCGGCGCTTCAAAAATAGCACGACTGTTACGCGGCATGGGACATAATGCGGCTGAAATTCACGCGGACAGGTCGCTAAGTCAAAGAAAGGAATCGCTAAGCGGATTTAAATCAGGAAAATACCGTGTTCTTGTTGCGACAGATATTGCCTCGCGGGGAATTGATGTAGTAGGAATAGAACTGGTTATCAATTACGACCTTCCCGATGACCCGGAAAATTATGTGCATAGAATAGGACGGACGGGCAGGGCAGGACAGGTCGGACATGCTATTTCACTTGCAACACCGGACCAGGGAAGCGATGTAATTAATATTGAAAAAATTATTAGAACAACAATACCGATATCAACTCATCCGGCAATTCCCACAGAAACATTTTACCGTTCTACTGTAGCCCCGAAAGTCAACCACAACATCCAGTATCACGGCCGGAGCAGCTTCCACAGCCGGAGAAGAAGAAGATAA
- a CDS encoding pyridoxal-phosphate dependent enzyme, which produces MQKIEKILAKFKKVSLGIYPTPLYKLKKITKYLGGPSIYIKRDDLNGLGLGGNKCRKLQYLMAEAVRIGATDILTAGGIQSNHANQTALAASRLGMTSHLFLGGSKPKKYEGNLILNQIVGANMYFCGTNDWDEIIKIMKDFEKKLIYKNKKPFSFPVGGSVPVAVLGYIEAFKEIVEQLPSLTAIFHTSSSGGTQSGFLIGSQIVDIPVSIYGMAVAKGMLPGLEGYIRKLITETQKMLNIEQKKLRIILDNKIMGPGYGIESSAGREASKLLAKLEGIYLDPFYTAKGFAGMLKHVKSEKFKKKDNIVFIHTGGYGAIFAS; this is translated from the coding sequence ATGCAAAAAATAGAAAAAATCCTTGCTAAATTTAAAAAAGTGAGTTTAGGTATTTATCCGACGCCTTTGTATAAGCTTAAAAAAATAACAAAATATCTTGGCGGTCCGTCTATTTATATTAAAAGAGACGATTTAAACGGTTTAGGGTTGGGTGGAAATAAATGCAGAAAATTGCAATATCTTATGGCAGAAGCCGTGAGAATAGGTGCGACTGATATTTTAACGGCAGGCGGAATACAGTCTAACCATGCTAATCAAACAGCGTTAGCGGCTTCCCGTTTAGGAATGACTTCACATCTTTTTCTTGGAGGTTCTAAACCGAAAAAATATGAAGGCAATCTTATCCTTAATCAAATTGTAGGTGCGAATATGTATTTTTGCGGTACGAACGATTGGGATGAAATTATTAAAATTATGAAAGATTTTGAAAAAAAGCTCATTTATAAAAATAAGAAACCTTTTTCGTTCCCGGTAGGAGGTTCGGTTCCTGTTGCAGTTCTTGGTTACATTGAAGCTTTTAAAGAAATAGTGGAACAACTGCCTTCTCTGACTGCCATTTTTCACACAAGTTCTTCCGGAGGGACACAATCCGGATTTTTGATAGGGTCACAAATCGTGGATATTCCTGTATCTATATATGGAATGGCAGTAGCAAAAGGGATGTTGCCGGGGCTTGAAGGGTATATAAGAAAGCTTATAACAGAAACACAAAAAATGTTGAATATAGAACAAAAAAAATTACGGATAATTCTCGATAATAAAATTATGGGTCCCGGATATGGGATAGAATCGTCGGCAGGAAGAGAAGCATCTAAGTTGTTAGCCAAATTAGAAGGTATATATTTAGATCCGTTTTATACTGCTAAAGGATTTGCCGGAATGCTTAAACATGTTAAATCAGAAAAATTTAAGAAAAAGGATAATATCGTTTTTATACATACTGGTGGTTATGGAGCAATATTTGCTTCTTGA
- a CDS encoding Hpt domain-containing protein — protein sequence MEQNKTDKTEKNIVYVRPEIAEIIPVYIERRKKDIIVMENALLKNDLETIRKISHKIKGTGSLYSLDEISHIGRELEAGAKNNNYEDMKKYICELSDFVSNLEIKISNNGNNSK from the coding sequence ATGGAACAGAATAAAACAGACAAAACTGAAAAGAACATTGTTTATGTACGTCCTGAAATTGCAGAAATAATTCCTGTTTATATTGAAAGAAGAAAAAAAGACATAATAGTTATGGAAAATGCATTATTGAAAAATGATTTGGAAACTATCAGGAAAATATCGCATAAAATTAAAGGAACAGGAAGTTTATACAGCTTAGATGAAATATCACACATTGGGAGAGAACTCGAAGCCGGTGCTAAAAACAATAATTACGAAGATATGAAAAAATATATATGTGAACTTTCAGATTTTGTAAGTAATCTTGAAATAAAAATCAGCAATAACGGTAATAATTCAAAATAA